The following DNA comes from Thermococcus piezophilus.
CTGAAAGATATGAACGCAGCGAAGGTAATTTCTCTTGGAGGCATTGGTATTGGCCTATTCAAGGAGAAAATGGACGTCTGGGGCGTCGGTGCGCGCGAAGAGCTCAACAAGGAGCTGGAAAACTTCGGCGTCAAGATACTCCAGTACGGCTCAATAATGGGCATGAGTGGCAAGCTCCTATGGGAGGCAAGCAAAGAAGGTTTGGACGCCTACGTTCTCCTCGGCGAGACCTTTGGGGACAGACCAGACCCGAGGGCAGCAGCCAACGTTGTTGAGGTTCTCAAGAAGCTGACGCCCATAGAGGTCCCCACGGAGCCTCTTATCAAGGAGGCAGAGATGATAGAGGAACAGCTCAGAAAAATG
Coding sequences within:
- a CDS encoding proteasome assembly chaperone family protein gives rise to the protein MENGKPVKIVLPEIKDPILIEGYPGIGLVGHIAANFLAKELGMEMVGYVESPFIPPMALILEGKPNPPLRFYGKDNIILAVADIYVPPTLVSEIANELVRYLKDMNAAKVISLGGIGIGLFKEKMDVWGVGAREELNKELENFGVKILQYGSIMGMSGKLLWEASKEGLDAYVLLGETFGDRPDPRAAANVVEVLKKLTPIEVPTEPLIKEAEMIEEQLRKMHEQMEQARRKTEKQYESIYL